A region from the Microbacterium lacus genome encodes:
- a CDS encoding dihydrofolate reductase family protein: MGVLKYVTNMSLDGFIEDDEGRFDWLPLDDELFDHQTELVASADTLLYGRRLYESMAVWETDAALGAQNDRFGAFSAAWKAAHKVVYSTSLAEVGTADTRIERRFVDDEVRRVTHDAPGDVLIGGADLAARAFAGGLIDECLLFVFPVSVGGGKPALPRGQRVGLELLGERRFSNGVLLLHHRVRAR; encoded by the coding sequence ATGGGCGTGCTGAAGTACGTGACGAACATGTCGCTCGACGGGTTCATCGAAGACGACGAGGGCCGATTCGACTGGCTGCCGCTGGACGACGAGCTCTTCGACCACCAGACCGAGCTCGTTGCGTCCGCGGACACGCTCCTGTACGGCCGTCGCCTGTACGAGTCGATGGCGGTGTGGGAGACGGATGCCGCGCTCGGCGCCCAGAACGATCGTTTCGGCGCGTTCTCCGCCGCGTGGAAGGCCGCGCACAAAGTCGTCTATTCGACGTCGCTCGCCGAGGTCGGCACCGCCGATACGCGCATCGAGCGCCGATTCGTCGATGACGAGGTCCGCCGAGTCACGCACGACGCCCCCGGCGACGTCCTGATCGGAGGGGCGGACCTCGCCGCCCGGGCGTTCGCCGGGGGGCTCATCGACGAATGCCTGCTCTTCGTGTTCCCCGTGAGCGTCGGCGGGGGCAAGCCCGCGCTCCCGCGTGGACAGCGCGTGGGTCTCGAACTCCTCGGGGAGCGTCGATTCTCGAACGGAGTCCTCCTTCTCCACCATCGCGTCCGCGCGCGCTGA
- a CDS encoding alkyl/aryl-sulfatase, with protein MAHSDHFHPHGTAPSAATTAAQQRARESLPFTDRRDFDEVTRGFIARPTVTRIMADAGNVAWDFGAYSFLTESDEFDSIHPSLQRQAVLNAHYGLFEVVPDRVWQVRGFDLANVSFIKSDTGWIVFDPLTTRETAAAALALVTEHLGERPVVAVVFSHSHGDHFGGVRGVIDEADVVSGAVQVIAPAGFLEHAVAENVYAGNAMSRRLFYQYGALLEPSPFGHVDQAIGKKVAAGSIGLIAPTMSIEDDFEEHVIDGVRMVFQNTPGTEAPAEMNTWFPDLKAFWAAENITATIHNIYTLRGALVRDALEWSRQINAALYRFGGEAEVMFASHSWPRWGNERIQEVMRAQRDTYAHLNNTVLHLANQGVTINEIHNVYRVPESLQRQWTARSYHGSVPHNARAVVNRYLGYWDANPTTLIPLSPKDSAPLYVELMGGAGPILAKARELISEGEYFLATEILNKLVYAEPGEEDARMLLAEAFEQIGYQQESPSLRNSFLAGALELRSGLPSGVTPTATGPDLVRALTTVQFFDFLAIRLDPAKAETLSFVANLTTPDTGQRFVIELSNGALTTLEGAAAADPDVSVTIDRAHLERAMTGEVSLAALLTDGSAHLDGDGSVLARLGEMLVDFPLGFEVLPGTPGAVAVPGR; from the coding sequence ATGGCTCATTCAGACCACTTCCACCCGCACGGGACGGCGCCCTCCGCCGCGACCACCGCCGCGCAGCAGCGTGCCCGCGAGTCCCTGCCGTTCACCGATCGCCGGGACTTCGACGAGGTCACCCGCGGCTTCATCGCCCGGCCGACGGTGACGCGCATCATGGCGGACGCCGGCAACGTCGCGTGGGACTTCGGCGCGTACTCCTTCCTCACCGAATCGGACGAGTTCGACAGCATCCACCCTTCGCTCCAGCGACAGGCGGTTCTGAATGCCCACTACGGCCTGTTCGAGGTCGTCCCCGACCGGGTCTGGCAGGTGCGCGGCTTCGATCTCGCGAACGTCAGCTTCATCAAGTCGGACACGGGTTGGATCGTGTTCGATCCGTTGACCACGCGGGAGACCGCCGCGGCCGCGCTCGCCCTCGTCACCGAGCACCTGGGCGAACGCCCCGTCGTCGCGGTGGTCTTCTCGCATTCGCACGGCGATCACTTCGGAGGTGTGCGCGGAGTGATCGACGAAGCGGACGTCGTGAGCGGTGCGGTGCAGGTGATCGCGCCGGCGGGATTCCTCGAGCACGCGGTCGCCGAGAACGTCTATGCCGGAAACGCGATGTCGCGTCGCCTGTTCTACCAGTACGGCGCTCTGCTCGAGCCGAGCCCGTTCGGACACGTCGACCAGGCGATCGGGAAGAAGGTCGCCGCGGGCTCGATCGGTCTCATCGCCCCGACGATGTCGATCGAGGACGACTTCGAGGAGCACGTGATCGACGGGGTCCGGATGGTGTTCCAGAACACCCCCGGCACCGAGGCGCCGGCGGAGATGAACACGTGGTTCCCCGACCTCAAGGCGTTCTGGGCCGCGGAGAACATCACGGCGACGATCCACAACATCTACACCCTCCGCGGCGCGCTCGTCCGCGACGCCCTCGAATGGTCGAGGCAGATCAACGCCGCGCTGTACCGCTTCGGCGGAGAGGCGGAGGTCATGTTCGCCTCGCACAGCTGGCCGCGCTGGGGCAACGAGCGCATCCAGGAGGTGATGCGCGCACAGCGCGACACGTACGCGCACCTGAACAACACCGTGCTGCACCTCGCGAACCAGGGTGTGACGATCAACGAGATCCACAACGTCTACCGGGTGCCGGAATCGTTGCAGCGGCAGTGGACGGCGCGCAGCTACCACGGGTCGGTCCCGCACAACGCTCGGGCCGTTGTGAACCGCTATCTCGGTTACTGGGATGCGAACCCGACGACGCTCATCCCGCTCTCCCCGAAGGATTCCGCCCCGCTCTACGTCGAGCTGATGGGAGGCGCCGGACCGATCCTCGCCAAGGCGCGCGAGCTGATCTCCGAAGGCGAGTACTTCCTGGCCACCGAGATCCTGAACAAGCTCGTCTACGCCGAGCCGGGCGAAGAGGACGCGCGGATGCTGCTGGCGGAAGCCTTCGAGCAGATCGGGTACCAGCAGGAGAGTCCGAGCCTACGCAACAGCTTTCTGGCCGGAGCGCTCGAACTGCGCTCCGGGCTTCCCTCGGGCGTCACTCCCACGGCGACCGGACCGGATCTGGTGCGGGCGCTCACCACCGTGCAGTTCTTCGACTTCCTCGCGATCCGCCTCGACCCCGCCAAGGCCGAGACCTTGTCGTTCGTCGCGAACCTGACCACACCCGACACCGGACAGCGCTTCGTGATCGAGCTCTCCAACGGCGCCCTGACCACGCTCGAAGGAGCGGCGGCGGCCGATCCGGACGTCTCGGTGACGATCGATCGTGCACATCTCGAACGCGCCATGACCGGCGAGGTCTCCCTTGCGGCGCTGTTGACGGATGGGTCCGCGCACCTCGACGGCGACGGCAGCGTTCTCGCCCGACTGGGGGAGATGCTCGTCGACTTCCCGCTCGGCTTCGAGGTGCTTCCGGGAACGCCCGGCGCCGTCGCCGTGCCGGGGCGCTGA
- a CDS encoding lytic transglycosylase domain-containing protein, with amino-acid sequence MRSSTPTSSARRARRIAERRSRRRPAIIAAGLAFAVVAATGAAVAVPVTSAQASAAGTSPSFSLASYSVPLDSQVAASAGDKTTIEARAALVAAKMATADAAQVTTDIQASGLDVGVTNTTVDTTRLEKAVDRLKDASMLPAMLVSAFSTEVTDAVAAVDARTNGLRGRLDAAIALKAEQEAAAKAAAEAAAAAEAAAAAEAAAAAEAAAAEQASSTPSPVFAGPGTSAGEAQAIARGMLAGYGWGDDQFGCLVALWDRESGWNSQAYNAGSGAYGIPQALPGSKMASAGADWQTNAATQISWGLGYIAGRYGNPCGAWDHSESVGWY; translated from the coding sequence ATGCGCTCCAGCACCCCCACGTCCTCTGCCCGCCGCGCCCGCCGCATCGCCGAACGTCGCTCTCGCCGCCGCCCAGCGATCATCGCTGCGGGCCTCGCCTTCGCCGTGGTGGCCGCAACCGGAGCGGCTGTCGCCGTCCCGGTCACGTCCGCACAGGCCTCGGCCGCGGGAACGTCGCCGAGCTTCTCGCTCGCGTCGTACTCGGTGCCCCTGGACTCCCAGGTGGCTGCCTCCGCCGGCGACAAGACCACGATCGAAGCCCGCGCGGCTCTCGTGGCGGCGAAGATGGCCACCGCCGACGCCGCTCAGGTCACGACCGACATCCAGGCCTCGGGCCTCGATGTCGGCGTCACGAACACGACCGTCGACACCACGCGCCTCGAGAAGGCCGTCGACCGTCTCAAGGACGCCAGCATGCTGCCCGCGATGCTGGTCTCCGCGTTCAGCACCGAGGTGACGGATGCCGTCGCGGCGGTCGATGCCCGGACCAACGGTCTGCGCGGTCGGCTCGACGCCGCGATCGCCCTGAAGGCGGAGCAGGAGGCCGCCGCAAAGGCCGCCGCCGAAGCCGCTGCCGCCGCAGAGGCCGCTGCGGCTGCCGAAGCCGCCGCCGCCGCCGAGGCCGCCGCGGCCGAGCAGGCATCGAGCACTCCTTCGCCCGTCTTCGCCGGACCCGGCACGAGCGCCGGCGAGGCGCAGGCGATCGCCCGCGGCATGCTCGCCGGCTACGGCTGGGGCGACGACCAGTTCGGCTGCCTCGTGGCGCTTTGGGACCGTGAGTCCGGATGGAACTCGCAGGCGTACAACGCCGGCAGCGGCGCCTACGGCATCCCGCAGGCTCTGCCCGGCAGCAAGATGGCCAGCGCCGGCGCGGACTGGCAGACCAATGCCGCCACGCAGATCTCCTGGGGTCTGGGCTACATCGCCGGCCGCTACGGCAACCCGTGCGGTGCGTGGGATCACTCCGAATCCGTCGGCTGGTACTGA
- a CDS encoding GyrI-like domain-containing protein — protein sequence MKVDLKKDIVGYRARTGVFDTVDVPPLRFLMIDGRGDPNGPVFGEALTALYSIAYPLKFLSKKELDRDYVVMPLEALWWAEDMQSFTAARDKSAWEWTAMILTPDWITAEQFAGGRAKAASAAAERVRLETLSEGRCVQTLHVGSFDSEGPVLQKLHAEVIPSRGLRMTGRHHEIYLSDPRRADPSKLRTILRQPVSDAAN from the coding sequence ATGAAGGTCGATCTGAAGAAGGACATCGTCGGCTACCGCGCGCGCACCGGCGTCTTCGACACCGTCGACGTGCCGCCGTTGCGGTTCCTCATGATCGACGGGCGCGGCGATCCCAACGGGCCGGTGTTCGGCGAGGCTCTCACGGCGCTGTACTCGATCGCTTATCCGCTCAAGTTCCTCAGCAAGAAGGAGCTCGATCGCGATTACGTCGTGATGCCGCTCGAGGCGCTGTGGTGGGCGGAGGACATGCAGAGCTTCACCGCCGCGCGCGACAAATCGGCATGGGAATGGACCGCGATGATCCTGACGCCCGACTGGATCACCGCGGAGCAGTTCGCGGGGGGGCGCGCGAAGGCGGCGTCGGCGGCTGCGGAGCGCGTGCGGCTCGAAACCCTGTCGGAGGGCCGGTGCGTGCAGACCCTTCACGTCGGGTCGTTCGACAGTGAGGGGCCGGTGCTGCAGAAGCTGCACGCGGAGGTGATCCCGTCTCGCGGGCTGCGGATGACGGGGCGGCACCACGAGATCTACCTGAGCGATCCGCGGCGCGCGGACCCGTCGAAGCTGCGCACGATCCTGCGCCAACCGGTGTCGGATGCCGCGAACTGA
- a CDS encoding cold shock domain-containing protein — MATGTVKWFNSEKGFGFIAPDDGGADLFAHYTAIAASGYKELTENQKVEFDAERGPKGMQAANIRPL, encoded by the coding sequence ATGGCCACTGGCACCGTGAAATGGTTCAACTCCGAAAAGGGCTTTGGATTCATCGCCCCCGACGACGGTGGAGCCGACCTGTTCGCGCACTACACCGCGATCGCCGCGAGCGGCTACAAGGAGCTCACCGAGAACCAGAAGGTCGAATTCGACGCCGAGCGTGGCCCCAAGGGCATGCAGGCAGCGAACATCCGCCCGCTCTGA
- a CDS encoding PadR family transcriptional regulator: protein MSGSNMGDWFGGSGAGAGSRGSGQGWPMAGLWEAMEQLRGQFEQKVGGGSTRMGRGDVRSAVLALLAEKPMHGYQIIQQIEERSGGSWKPSPGSVYPTLQLLADEGLIKAEESGGRKTYSLTEEGREVADAAAEKSAPWVGSSSRIGFSDSGRTTALPKAGIDLAQAVAQVGRSGSAEQVKEAVAVLDDARRKLFSILAQD, encoded by the coding sequence ATGAGCGGTTCGAACATGGGCGATTGGTTCGGCGGCAGCGGCGCAGGCGCAGGATCGCGCGGCTCCGGACAGGGCTGGCCGATGGCGGGGCTCTGGGAGGCGATGGAGCAGCTCCGTGGCCAGTTCGAGCAGAAGGTCGGCGGCGGATCCACGCGGATGGGTCGCGGCGACGTGCGCAGCGCCGTCCTGGCGCTGCTCGCGGAGAAGCCGATGCACGGCTACCAGATCATCCAGCAGATCGAGGAGCGCAGCGGCGGCAGCTGGAAGCCGAGCCCGGGCTCGGTGTACCCGACGCTCCAGCTGCTCGCCGACGAGGGTCTCATCAAGGCCGAGGAATCCGGCGGCCGCAAGACCTACTCGCTCACCGAAGAGGGACGCGAAGTCGCGGATGCTGCAGCGGAGAAGTCGGCGCCGTGGGTGGGCTCGAGCTCCCGGATTGGCTTCAGCGACAGCGGCCGGACCACGGCGCTCCCGAAGGCCGGAATCGACCTTGCCCAGGCGGTCGCTCAGGTCGGGCGCTCCGGCAGCGCGGAGCAGGTGAAGGAAGCCGTCGCCGTCCTCGATGACGCGCGCCGTAAGCTTTTCTCCATCCTCGCCCAAGACTGA
- a CDS encoding DUF3054 domain-containing protein — protein sequence MTARPSRRSVALAFGLDAVLVVVFAALGRASHDSAVLAGLWGTAWPFLAGLVAGWLVTLGWRRPAAPVRTGLGVWVVTVVGGMLLRAASGQGIALAFIIVATLTLLVTLVGWRVVAVVVRRVRARRR from the coding sequence GTGACCGCGCGTCCCTCCCGCCGATCGGTCGCCCTCGCGTTCGGTCTGGACGCCGTGCTGGTCGTCGTGTTCGCCGCACTCGGGCGGGCGAGCCACGACTCCGCTGTGCTCGCCGGGCTCTGGGGGACCGCATGGCCCTTCCTGGCGGGGCTCGTCGCCGGCTGGCTCGTGACGCTCGGCTGGCGGCGACCCGCAGCGCCGGTGCGGACCGGACTCGGGGTGTGGGTCGTGACCGTGGTGGGTGGCATGCTGCTGCGTGCGGCATCCGGTCAGGGCATCGCGTTGGCGTTCATCATCGTCGCAACCCTGACGCTGCTCGTCACGCTCGTGGGGTGGCGCGTCGTGGCGGTCGTGGTGCGAAGGGTCCGCGCGCGCAGGAGGTGA
- a CDS encoding sulfurtransferase — protein sequence MSSVLNVSAYLFMRIADPASLQPVLRERAQASGLKGTILLAEEGINLFLAGAADAVRGFLDDLRRDERFAALAAKESWSREQPFGRLLVKVKREIIRMDHPTIQPAGGRAPAVDPLTLRRWLDAGVDDRGREVVLIDTRNAFEVDYGAFDGAVDWRIERFTQFPAAAARHRDDLQGKTVVSYCTGGIRCEKAALYLRSEGVEALQLEGGILGYFAAAGGAHWTGECFVFDEREALTPELTPREQHA from the coding sequence GTGTCTTCGGTCCTGAACGTCTCGGCGTACCTTTTCATGCGGATCGCCGACCCGGCGTCGCTGCAGCCCGTGCTGCGCGAGCGTGCCCAGGCGAGCGGGCTCAAGGGCACGATTCTGCTGGCGGAAGAGGGCATCAACCTGTTCCTCGCCGGCGCCGCGGATGCCGTTCGCGGGTTCCTGGACGACCTGCGCCGCGATGAGCGGTTCGCGGCGCTCGCCGCGAAAGAGAGCTGGTCGCGCGAGCAGCCGTTCGGACGATTGCTCGTGAAGGTCAAGCGCGAGATCATCCGTATGGACCACCCGACGATCCAGCCCGCGGGAGGCCGCGCGCCGGCGGTCGATCCGCTCACGCTGCGTCGATGGCTGGATGCCGGTGTGGATGATCGAGGACGAGAGGTCGTCCTGATCGACACGCGCAACGCGTTCGAGGTCGACTACGGCGCGTTCGACGGTGCCGTCGACTGGCGCATCGAGCGGTTCACGCAGTTCCCGGCTGCCGCGGCCCGCCACCGCGACGACCTGCAGGGGAAGACCGTCGTCAGCTATTGCACGGGCGGAATCCGGTGCGAGAAGGCCGCGCTGTACCTGCGGTCCGAAGGTGTGGAGGCGCTTCAGCTGGAGGGAGGCATCCTCGGCTACTTCGCGGCGGCCGGCGGCGCGCACTGGACGGGGGAGTGCTTCGTGTTCGACGAGCGGGAGGCGCTCACGCCCGAACTCACGCCGCGGGAGCAGCACGCGTGA
- a CDS encoding MerR family transcriptional regulator: protein MRISELSARSGVAVPTIKYYLREGLVPEGVRLSATQADYETAHLERLRLVRALVDSGVSIATTRTVLSALDDPPEAHHLLGVAHAAITPALDREIDLSAAEALAEGLGWRPGMCDQQVLGAVARALEGIEQAGFEVPADVMPVYLRSIRAIADAEIAGVPTESLEAAVRYVVLGSVIVEPLLLALRRVAQQVASAERFG from the coding sequence ATGAGGATTTCAGAGCTGTCCGCCCGGAGCGGAGTGGCAGTGCCGACGATCAAGTACTACCTGCGCGAAGGGCTCGTTCCCGAGGGCGTGCGACTCTCGGCGACCCAGGCGGACTACGAGACCGCTCACCTCGAGCGCCTGCGCCTCGTCCGTGCGCTCGTCGACTCCGGGGTCAGTATCGCGACGACGCGCACCGTCCTCTCGGCTCTCGATGATCCCCCGGAGGCGCACCACCTCCTCGGAGTCGCGCACGCGGCGATCACCCCGGCGCTGGATCGCGAGATCGATCTGTCGGCCGCCGAGGCTCTGGCGGAAGGTCTCGGGTGGCGGCCGGGGATGTGCGATCAGCAGGTGCTCGGCGCGGTCGCGCGCGCGCTCGAGGGGATCGAGCAGGCCGGGTTCGAGGTGCCTGCCGACGTCATGCCGGTCTATCTCCGTTCGATCCGTGCGATCGCCGACGCCGAGATCGCCGGGGTTCCGACGGAGTCGCTGGAGGCGGCCGTCCGATACGTCGTCCTCGGATCGGTGATCGTCGAGCCGCTTCTGCTCGCCCTTCGCCGCGTCGCCCAGCAGGTGGCGTCCGCGGAGCGTTTCGGCTGA
- a CDS encoding DUF4188 domain-containing protein, which translates to MSKIMIGRHTHQHDGELVVFHIGMQINRWWRPDLWMPAFTAMPRMLRELSMDPDSGFLGYELLMGAGGPYVVQYWSSIEKLYAYASAPTAEHRPAWSRFNKAVRKAPGAVGIWHETFLVDRAESIYVSTKPMGLPKATRSVPIERNHDRARARFADGRTAAPAA; encoded by the coding sequence GTGAGCAAGATCATGATCGGTCGTCATACCCATCAGCACGACGGCGAACTCGTCGTCTTCCACATCGGAATGCAGATCAACCGCTGGTGGCGACCCGACCTGTGGATGCCCGCGTTCACCGCGATGCCGCGCATGCTGCGCGAGCTGAGCATGGATCCGGACTCCGGTTTCCTGGGATACGAGCTGCTGATGGGCGCCGGCGGACCGTACGTCGTGCAGTACTGGTCCTCGATCGAGAAGCTCTACGCGTACGCGTCCGCACCGACGGCGGAGCATCGTCCCGCGTGGTCGCGATTCAACAAAGCGGTGCGCAAGGCGCCTGGGGCGGTCGGCATCTGGCACGAGACTTTCCTGGTCGATCGCGCCGAGAGCATCTACGTGTCGACGAAGCCGATGGGTCTGCCCAAGGCGACGCGCTCGGTGCCGATCGAGCGCAACCACGACCGCGCGCGGGCGCGCTTCGCCGACGGCCGGACGGCGGCGCCGGCCGCCTGA
- a CDS encoding glycoside hydrolase family 3 N-terminal domain-containing protein gives MGAKRTAISVGALVAALTIAGCAAESTPPAAHTTPTAAPSPVPTLSAQERTHAWVDRRLAGMTLEQKAASLLMVHAPGTDPAPLRALVDQGVGGVILMGDNIPGTPEELRDLTSALHVESDAATLVGIDEEGGIVQRLPWDPAADPAQLRAAPAADAQTAFSMRADVLAASGINVNFGIVADVTADPASFIWDRVLGTDPQSAGDRVAAAVTGEQAQGSVAGTVKHFPGHGAAPGDSHTSVPAAPLTLDEWRAAAAPPFRAAVDADVDLVMTGHLAYPAVDPTPASLSPVWHRILREELGFDGVVVTDDMLMLQHNGLAEYADAGENAIRAVAAGSDLLLYVLPADPSTFGISVPGLSAALADAVRSGRIPQDRLDEAAARVMTLRADLSPFLSRQIETREGSDTCLVDGIPVSVCSV, from the coding sequence ATGGGTGCGAAGCGGACGGCGATCTCGGTCGGTGCGCTCGTCGCCGCGCTGACGATCGCGGGCTGCGCCGCAGAGAGCACGCCCCCGGCGGCGCACACGACCCCGACAGCGGCACCGTCGCCTGTCCCCACCCTGTCCGCGCAGGAGCGCACGCACGCGTGGGTCGACCGACGGCTTGCGGGCATGACGCTCGAGCAGAAAGCCGCGTCGCTGCTCATGGTCCATGCACCCGGCACGGATCCCGCCCCGTTGCGCGCCCTGGTCGATCAGGGCGTCGGGGGAGTCATCCTGATGGGCGACAACATCCCCGGCACGCCCGAGGAGCTCCGCGATCTGACGTCCGCCCTGCACGTCGAATCCGATGCGGCGACCCTGGTCGGCATCGACGAGGAGGGCGGCATCGTCCAGCGGCTGCCGTGGGATCCCGCAGCCGATCCGGCTCAGCTGCGCGCGGCGCCGGCAGCGGACGCGCAGACGGCCTTCTCCATGCGGGCGGACGTGCTGGCGGCATCCGGAATCAACGTCAACTTCGGGATCGTCGCGGACGTGACGGCCGATCCCGCGTCCTTCATCTGGGATCGCGTGCTCGGCACTGATCCACAGTCCGCCGGCGACCGGGTGGCCGCGGCGGTCACGGGGGAGCAGGCGCAGGGGTCCGTCGCCGGCACGGTCAAGCACTTTCCCGGCCACGGCGCCGCTCCGGGCGACTCGCACACGAGTGTGCCGGCCGCTCCGCTCACGCTCGACGAATGGCGGGCCGCCGCCGCGCCCCCGTTCCGCGCCGCCGTCGACGCGGACGTCGACCTCGTGATGACGGGTCACCTCGCCTACCCCGCCGTCGATCCCACGCCCGCTTCGCTGTCGCCGGTGTGGCATCGCATCCTCAGGGAGGAGCTGGGCTTCGATGGGGTCGTCGTGACCGACGACATGCTCATGCTGCAGCACAACGGGCTCGCGGAGTACGCCGATGCCGGCGAGAACGCGATACGAGCGGTCGCGGCAGGGTCGGATCTGCTGCTGTACGTACTGCCGGCGGATCCGTCGACGTTCGGGATCAGCGTCCCCGGGCTCTCGGCCGCGCTGGCCGATGCCGTGCGCTCCGGGAGGATCCCGCAGGACAGGCTCGACGAGGCCGCCGCGCGGGTCATGACACTGCGCGCCGATCTCAGCCCGTTCCTGAGCAGGCAGATCGAGACCCGCGAGGGCAGCGACACCTGCCTGGTCGACGGGATCCCGGTGTCGGTCTGCTCGGTCTGA
- a CDS encoding ABC1 kinase family protein — MTDAGEMRARYRRITRFAARYLAQAWWYELFLPRIGLGSLSARGRAARLTRIARRFHALAVDLGGLMIKVGQFLSSRLDVLPPEITKELEGLQDEVPAVPFEAIRTLAEAELGVPLERAYAWIDPAPLAAASLGQAHRAVLSDADAEQSGLREVVVKIQRPGIDQIVDVDLRALRKVGGWLSRIRLVSDRVDAPALVEEFAATSLEEIDYLNEAANAEHFASDFAGDRRVGVPDVVWERTTRRVLTLQDVTAIKLNDVDGLRAAGIDPSEVAIAFASVMFDQLFRDGFFHADPHPGNIFVTPDASADDGTGPGWHLTFIDFGMMGEVPPGLRRGLRRVLIAAASRDGKGMVDGIREVGVLLPSADTTELERAMTTLFARFGGMGFAELQEVDPREFRAFAIEFGDVVRSLPFQFPENFLLIIRAMSLVSGNCSSLNPAFNIWDAVEPYAGELIRQEGGNVVQAFAGQAVTAVRTAARLPQRLDDLTTRIEDGRLSVQNPRLERRIGSLERTMRRVISAVLFAALFVGGLTVRADDAVFGTVLIVVSGIPLLHALLAGWIGRRLP; from the coding sequence ATGACCGACGCCGGTGAGATGCGCGCACGCTATCGCCGCATCACGCGGTTCGCCGCGCGCTATCTCGCCCAGGCGTGGTGGTACGAGCTGTTCCTGCCGCGCATCGGTCTCGGTTCCCTGTCCGCCCGCGGTCGCGCGGCGCGCCTCACTCGCATCGCCCGTCGGTTCCACGCTCTGGCCGTCGACCTCGGCGGGCTGATGATCAAGGTGGGCCAGTTCCTCTCCTCGCGCCTGGACGTCCTCCCGCCCGAGATCACGAAAGAGCTGGAGGGCCTCCAGGACGAGGTGCCCGCGGTGCCCTTCGAAGCGATCCGGACGCTCGCCGAAGCCGAGCTCGGCGTGCCGCTCGAGCGCGCGTACGCCTGGATCGACCCGGCGCCGCTGGCGGCGGCATCCCTCGGACAAGCGCATCGGGCGGTGCTGTCGGATGCCGATGCCGAGCAGTCCGGGCTCCGCGAGGTCGTGGTCAAGATCCAGCGCCCCGGCATCGACCAGATCGTCGACGTCGACTTGCGCGCCCTGCGCAAGGTCGGCGGGTGGCTCAGTCGCATCCGTCTCGTGTCCGACCGGGTGGACGCGCCGGCGCTCGTGGAGGAGTTCGCGGCCACGTCGCTCGAGGAGATCGACTATCTGAACGAGGCCGCGAACGCCGAGCACTTCGCCTCCGACTTCGCCGGTGACCGGCGGGTCGGCGTGCCCGACGTCGTGTGGGAGCGGACGACGCGTCGCGTGCTGACGCTGCAGGATGTCACCGCGATCAAGCTCAACGACGTCGACGGGCTGCGGGCGGCGGGGATCGACCCGTCCGAGGTTGCGATCGCGTTCGCGTCGGTCATGTTCGACCAGCTTTTCCGTGACGGGTTCTTCCACGCCGATCCCCATCCGGGCAACATCTTCGTGACGCCGGACGCGTCCGCGGACGACGGCACCGGTCCGGGCTGGCATCTCACGTTCATCGACTTCGGGATGATGGGCGAAGTGCCTCCCGGGCTGCGCCGAGGGCTCCGGCGGGTGCTCATCGCCGCGGCATCCCGCGACGGCAAGGGGATGGTCGACGGCATCCGCGAAGTGGGCGTCCTGCTGCCGTCGGCCGACACGACCGAGCTCGAGCGGGCGATGACCACGCTCTTCGCGCGATTCGGCGGGATGGGCTTCGCGGAGCTGCAGGAGGTCGACCCGCGGGAGTTCCGGGCGTTCGCGATCGAGTTCGGCGACGTGGTCCGCTCGCTGCCGTTCCAGTTCCCCGAGAACTTCCTCCTGATCATCCGCGCGATGTCGCTCGTCTCCGGCAACTGCAGTTCGCTCAACCCCGCGTTCAACATCTGGGACGCGGTCGAGCCGTATGCCGGGGAGCTCATCCGTCAGGAGGGCGGCAACGTCGTCCAGGCGTTCGCCGGGCAGGCGGTGACGGCGGTGCGGACGGCGGCGCGCCTGCCGCAGCGCCTCGACGATCTCACGACCCGCATCGAGGACGGCCGGCTCTCTGTGCAGAACCCGCGGCTCGAGCGTCGCATCGGCAGCCTCGAGCGGACGATGCGGCGGGTGATCTCAGCGGTGCTGTTCGCCGCGCTGTTCGTCGGGGGCCTGACTGTGCGTGCCGACGATGCGGTGTTCGGCACCGTCCTGATCGTCGTGTCCGGCATCCCGCTGCTGCACGCCCTGCTCGCCGGGTGGATCGGCAGGCGCCTGCCCTGA